The Fusarium oxysporum Fo47 chromosome II, complete sequence genome includes a region encoding these proteins:
- a CDS encoding HAD-like domain-containing protein has translation MPEINTLLFDCDNTLVLSEELAFEACAGLINEICEARQVEMRFTGETLIKEFVGQNFRGMLTTLQKNYNIEISPEDMETYVRKEEDAVIAKLKESLRPCVGVDEQLEKLAASGKYTMSVVSSSALRRVRASIEKVGQDKYFQGDVVFSAATSLEKPTSKPDPAIYLHALEKLGKKAEEAVAIEDSKSGTLSGTRAGIKVIGYVGPYAEDKQPEMENTLRDAGAVVIMRHWSEFPAALQKIEAGEV, from the exons ATGCCCGAG ATCAACACCCTCCTGTTCGATTGCGACAACACCCTCGTCCTCTCTGAGGAGCTTGCCTTCGAGGCTTGCGCGGGTCTCATTAACGAGATCTGCGAGGCTCGTCAGGTCGAGATGCGCTTCACTGGCGAGACCCTCATCAAGGAGTTCGTCGGTCAGAACTTCCGCGGCATGCTCACCACCCTCCAGAAGAACTACAACATCGAGATCTCACCCGAGGACATGGAGACCTATGTTCGAAAAGAGGAGGACGCCGTCAttgccaagctcaaggaatCTCTCCGACCTtgcgttggtgttgatgagcagctcgagaagcttgccgCTTCTGGCAAGTACACTATGTCCgtggtttcttcttctgcccTCCGCCGTGTCCGTGCCTCCATCGAGAAGGTCGGTCAGGACAAGTACTTCCAGGGCGATGTTGTCTTCTCTGCCGCCACAAGTCTCGAGAAGCCCACCAGCAAGCCTGATCCCGCTATCTACCTCCACGCTCTAGAGAAACTTGGcaagaaggccgaggaggCTGTCGCTATTGAGGACAGCAAGAGCGGCACCCTTAGCGGTACTCGTGCCGGTATCAAGGTCATTGGTTATGTTGGCCCTTATGCTGAGGACAAGCAGCCCGAGATGGAGAATACTTTGCGGGATGCTGGTGCCGTTGTCATCATGCGACACTGGTCCGAGTTCCCTGCTGCTCTGCAGAagattgaggctggtgaggTCTAA